The Halostagnicola larsenii XH-48 DNA segment GATCAGTGCCAGAGAATTCCTCGAAAACGCTGTATTGCACGCTCAGCGGGTCCTAATGGGAATATTCAATGTCAACTGACAGGCTACTCAATTGGCGGTCGATCCTCATCGGGTTCGTCGGTGCCGGACTCGTCCTCTCGTTGATGCTCTGGGTTGTCGGTATCGATGGAATTATTGCACAACTGCACAGGGCCCAGCCCGCCGTCATCGCCGTCTTGCTTGGGTTCATCCCTCTCTGGCTCATCGCTTGGGGGCTCTGTCTGCACACCGTCTTGCGCGCATTGGGAACGCCGACCTCTCGAGTGCAGTCAATCGTCGTGTTTACTGCTGCGACCTTCGCGAATCAAGTCACCCCGTTCGGACAGGCCGGCGGTGAACCCATCAGCGCGTTCTTGATCTCCGAGGCCGCCGACACAGAGTATGAGAACGGGCTGGCTGCCATCGCGAGCGTCGATACCCTGCACTTTTTCCCCTCGATCGGTATGGGGATCGTCGGTATTGGACTGTTCGTCCTGCGGGGGCTCGATTTCGACCGAAACCTACTCCTCGCTAGTTTCACCGTGGCAGCGCTCCTCGCCGGGTTCGTTCTCGCACTCACGCTCGGGTGGCGGTTCCGCCATCGGATCGAGGCGGTGGTCCTCTCGGTGCTGCCACCGATGGTCCGCTGGGTTGGTCGGACTGTCCCACGCGTTAGCGCGCCGACTCGAGCGGACATCAAACACCGCGTAGATGGGTTTTTCGCCTCGATCGAACGCATCGCCAGCAACCGGCGACTCTTGATCTTGGCCGGCTTGTTCTCGTGTGCCGGGTGGCTCACGCTGGCGATCTGTCTGTGGATCTCGCTCGCGTCTATCGGAATCACCGTTCCCTTCGGAGCGATGCTAATCGTACTTCCTGTGGCCAGCATCGCCGGAATATTCCCACTTCCGGGCGGTATGGGCGGCGTCGAGACGGCGTTTATCGTTCTGGTTGTCTCTACAACTGGCGTTGCAACGACGGCCGCGACGGCTGCCGTCGTCATCTACCGGGGAGCGACCTACTGGCTCCCGATGCTGGTCGGCGGTGGTATCGCCGCTGTTATCGTGGACAACCTGTATCGTCGCCATTGATACTGAAGTCGGCCACGAACCGCCTATCATCCGTCAGACCGAGAGCGATTGTATACACGCACGGAACGCCGATGACTGACGAAGCACGTACCGGTTGCTGGTGAGTGCTGTATTCCGAGTTTCTGAACGTAATACCAAACCTATAAGTTTATACTATTGCCATCACAACCCGGGTACATGACTGCCCTCCACAGATACCTCATAGCTGCTGGTATCGTCGTCTTCGGCCTCGCGGCGCTAGCACTACTCAGCGATTTCCTCGTGCTAGGGCATCTGGTATCGTTCCTCGGCGTCATAATAGCACACCCAC contains these protein-coding regions:
- a CDS encoding lysylphosphatidylglycerol synthase transmembrane domain-containing protein; this encodes MSTDRLLNWRSILIGFVGAGLVLSLMLWVVGIDGIIAQLHRAQPAVIAVLLGFIPLWLIAWGLCLHTVLRALGTPTSRVQSIVVFTAATFANQVTPFGQAGGEPISAFLISEAADTEYENGLAAIASVDTLHFFPSIGMGIVGIGLFVLRGLDFDRNLLLASFTVAALLAGFVLALTLGWRFRHRIEAVVLSVLPPMVRWVGRTVPRVSAPTRADIKHRVDGFFASIERIASNRRLLILAGLFSCAGWLTLAICLWISLASIGITVPFGAMLIVLPVASIAGIFPLPGGMGGVETAFIVLVVSTTGVATTAATAAVVIYRGATYWLPMLVGGGIAAVIVDNLYRRH